A single region of the Streptomyces sp. NBC_01262 genome encodes:
- the thyX gene encoding FAD-dependent thymidylate synthase yields the protein MRHRVGWCLAGDTEITLESEAGNLRRRQIKDLHQHWHHGVEDRLPASAGGVTWHPEAGKWMAQVGRHDRNHYLGLYENREAAESAVVEFREEHPSTRLRKLESVRRNHVRCYDEDTLLAQRARIVDVIESGVKPLIRITTAAGRVLRCSVDHAILTPEGWAKAGELAAGDAVMGAGTAPRPSQALVPPSLRRGIGVWTSMQRDRLIKEKDVCHLCEQTFPRELLALDHKVPVAADLNLALDESNLAPACEPCHARKSADEQALARRGGKIAVAKPDVIVSVAEDGEEMTYDLSVEGPWHNFLANGIVVHNSYNEESGRYRELQPVFYVPGQDRKLVQQGRPGKYEFVDGTPEQHKAVTEAMEASYRQSYDAYQEMLAVGVAREVARATLPVGLFSSMYATCNARSLMHFLALRTQDERARTPSFPQREIAMVAEKMEAEWAKLMPLTYAAYNANGRVSP from the coding sequence ATGCGCCACCGCGTGGGATGGTGCCTCGCCGGGGACACCGAGATCACCCTGGAGAGCGAGGCGGGGAACCTCCGGCGCCGACAGATCAAGGATCTCCACCAGCATTGGCACCACGGGGTGGAGGACCGGCTGCCGGCCTCCGCGGGTGGGGTGACCTGGCACCCCGAGGCGGGCAAGTGGATGGCACAGGTGGGCCGTCACGACAGGAACCACTACCTGGGTCTGTACGAGAACCGCGAGGCCGCCGAGAGCGCGGTGGTGGAGTTCCGTGAGGAGCACCCCAGTACCCGCCTGCGGAAACTGGAGTCCGTGCGCCGTAATCACGTGCGCTGCTACGACGAGGACACGCTGCTGGCGCAACGGGCCCGGATCGTCGATGTCATCGAATCCGGCGTCAAGCCGCTGATCAGGATCACCACGGCTGCCGGACGTGTCCTGCGCTGTTCCGTCGATCACGCCATCCTCACGCCGGAAGGCTGGGCGAAGGCCGGAGAGCTCGCCGCGGGCGACGCGGTCATGGGAGCCGGCACGGCCCCCCGCCCCAGCCAGGCCCTGGTTCCTCCGAGCCTGCGACGCGGCATCGGCGTGTGGACGTCCATGCAGCGCGACCGGCTGATCAAGGAGAAGGACGTCTGCCACCTCTGCGAGCAGACCTTCCCCCGAGAGCTGCTTGCCCTCGATCACAAGGTTCCGGTCGCCGCCGATCTGAACCTGGCCCTGGACGAGTCGAACCTCGCCCCCGCCTGCGAGCCGTGCCACGCCAGGAAGAGCGCCGACGAGCAGGCCCTGGCGCGGCGCGGGGGCAAGATCGCTGTCGCGAAGCCCGACGTGATCGTGTCCGTCGCCGAGGACGGCGAGGAGATGACGTATGACCTGTCGGTGGAAGGCCCCTGGCACAACTTCCTGGCCAACGGGATCGTCGTACACAATTCGTACAACGAGGAGTCCGGGCGCTACCGGGAGTTGCAGCCCGTCTTCTACGTCCCCGGCCAGGACCGCAAGCTTGTCCAGCAGGGTCGCCCCGGCAAGTACGAGTTCGTCGACGGCACCCCCGAACAGCACAAGGCCGTGACCGAGGCCATGGAAGCGTCGTACCGGCAGTCGTACGACGCCTACCAGGAAATGCTGGCCGTCGGCGTCGCCCGCGAGGTGGCGCGCGCGACTCTCCCGGTCGGTCTCTTCTCGTCCATGTACGCCACCTGCAATGCCCGCTCCCTCATGCACTTCCTGGCTCTTCGCACCCAGGACGAGCGGGCCAGGACGCCGTCCTTCCCGCAGCGGGAGATCGCCATGGTCGCCGAGAAGATGGAGGCGGAGTGGGCGAAGCTCATGCCGCTGACCTACGCCGCGTACAACGCCAATGGCCGGGTGTCGCCGTAG
- a CDS encoding tetratricopeptide repeat protein, translated as MRAKLTYFTLAAVLVVYFALVGTRGVWLIQDGRPVTVAFGVAVLVLPLLGLWFLWQTTSFARNANRLAKELEAEGGLPVDELERTPSGRVVRDSADAVFARRRAETEAAPDDWRSWFRLAIAYFDARDTPRARKAMQRAIALHDGKPVRAQGLSGPV; from the coding sequence ATGCGCGCGAAACTGACCTACTTCACCCTGGCCGCCGTCCTGGTCGTCTACTTCGCCCTGGTCGGCACCCGCGGCGTCTGGCTCATCCAGGACGGCCGCCCGGTCACCGTCGCCTTCGGCGTCGCCGTCCTGGTCCTGCCCCTGCTCGGCCTGTGGTTCCTCTGGCAGACCACGTCCTTCGCCCGCAACGCCAACCGCCTCGCCAAGGAGCTCGAAGCCGAAGGCGGCCTCCCGGTCGACGAGCTGGAGCGCACCCCCTCCGGCCGCGTCGTCCGCGACTCCGCCGACGCCGTCTTCGCCCGCCGCCGCGCCGAGACCGAGGCCGCCCCCGACGACTGGCGCTCCTGGTTCCGCCTCGCCATCGCCTACTTCGACGCCCGCGACACCCCCCGCGCCCGTAAAGCCATGCAGCGCGCGATCGCCCTGCACGACGGCAAACCGGTGCGCGCACAGGGCCTGTCAGGGCCTGTCTAA
- the dapB gene encoding 4-hydroxy-tetrahydrodipicolinate reductase produces MSEPLRVGVIGARGRMGTEAVKAIEAAPDLELAAAIGSADKLEALTEGGAQVAVELTNPGAVMGNLDFCLRHGIHAVVGTTGWTDERLATLRDGLAGSPGTGVLIAPNFGIGAVLTMRFAQQAARFFESVEVVELHHPDKHDAPSGTAVRTAQLIASARRAAGLGDQPDATSTSLPGARGADVDGVPVHAVRLRGLIAHQEVLFGDAGEIFTLRHDSMNRSSFMPGVLLGVRRVVSTPGLTFGLEHFMDLD; encoded by the coding sequence GTGAGCGAGCCGCTCCGCGTTGGAGTCATCGGCGCCCGTGGGCGCATGGGCACAGAGGCCGTCAAGGCCATCGAGGCCGCCCCCGACCTGGAGCTGGCGGCAGCCATCGGCAGCGCCGACAAGCTGGAGGCGCTGACCGAGGGCGGCGCCCAGGTCGCCGTCGAGCTGACCAACCCCGGCGCCGTCATGGGCAACCTCGACTTCTGCCTCCGGCACGGCATCCACGCCGTCGTCGGCACAACCGGCTGGACCGACGAGCGCCTCGCCACCCTGCGCGACGGGCTCGCCGGCTCACCCGGCACGGGTGTCCTCATCGCCCCCAACTTCGGCATCGGCGCCGTCCTCACCATGCGCTTCGCCCAGCAGGCGGCCCGCTTCTTCGAGTCCGTCGAGGTCGTCGAGCTCCACCACCCCGACAAGCACGACGCCCCCAGCGGCACCGCCGTCCGCACCGCCCAGCTCATCGCGAGCGCCCGCCGGGCCGCCGGCCTCGGCGACCAGCCGGACGCCACCAGCACCTCCCTGCCGGGCGCCCGCGGCGCCGACGTGGACGGCGTCCCGGTGCACGCGGTGCGGTTGCGCGGCCTCATCGCCCACCAGGAGGTCCTCTTCGGCGACGCCGGGGAGATCTTCACCCTCCGCCACGACTCCATGAACCGCTCGTCCTTCATGCCCGGCGTGCTGCTCGGCGTGCGACGGGTGGTCTCCACCCCGGGCCTGACCTTCGGCCTGGAACACTTCATGGACCTGGACTGA
- a CDS encoding M16 family metallopeptidase — MTTSSARVTARPSTKGRAVRTQTLLPGTIDGIGTVRRSVLPGGLRVITETLPTVRSATFGIWAAVGSRDETPTLNGATHYLEHLLFKGTSRRSALEISSVIDAVGGEMNAFTAKEYTCYYARVLDNDLPLAIDVVCDMLTGSLIRQEDIDAERGVVLEEIAMTEDDPGDQVHDLFATSLLGDSPLGRPVLGTVDTINALTRDQVARFYKKHYDPTRLVVAAAGNIDHATVVRQVRKAFEDAGALRDPDATPLPPRTGARTIRSAGRVELLERRTEQAHVVLGMPGLSRHDDRRWALGVLNTALGGGMSSRLFQEVREKRGLAYSVYSYTSSFADTGLFGVYAGCQPKRVHEVLKICRDELNQVAEHGLSDEELSRAIGQFSGSTVLSLEDTGALMNRIGKSELCWGEQMSVDATLERIAAVTPDDVRAVARDVLGQRPSLAVIGPLKEKQAARLNEAVA, encoded by the coding sequence GTGACGACGAGCTCAGCCCGTGTGACGGCCCGCCCCTCCACCAAGGGGCGGGCCGTCCGCACGCAGACCCTCCTCCCCGGCACCATCGACGGCATCGGCACCGTACGGCGCAGCGTCCTGCCCGGTGGCCTGCGGGTCATCACCGAGACCCTGCCCACCGTGCGCTCCGCCACCTTCGGCATCTGGGCCGCCGTCGGCTCCCGCGACGAGACCCCGACCCTCAACGGGGCCACGCACTACCTGGAGCACCTGCTCTTCAAGGGCACCAGCCGGCGCAGCGCCCTGGAGATCTCCTCGGTGATCGACGCCGTCGGCGGCGAGATGAACGCCTTCACCGCCAAGGAGTACACGTGCTACTACGCACGCGTACTCGACAACGACCTGCCGCTCGCCATCGACGTGGTCTGCGACATGCTCACCGGCTCCCTCATCCGCCAGGAGGACATCGACGCCGAGCGCGGCGTCGTCCTCGAAGAGATCGCGATGACCGAGGACGACCCCGGCGACCAGGTCCACGACCTCTTCGCCACCTCCCTCCTCGGCGACTCCCCGCTGGGCCGCCCGGTGCTGGGCACCGTCGACACCATCAACGCCCTCACCCGCGACCAGGTCGCCCGCTTCTACAAGAAGCACTACGACCCCACCCGCCTGGTCGTGGCCGCCGCCGGCAACATCGACCACGCCACCGTCGTACGCCAGGTGCGCAAGGCCTTCGAGGACGCAGGCGCCCTGCGCGACCCCGACGCCACCCCGCTGCCCCCGCGCACCGGCGCCCGTACGATCCGCAGCGCCGGCCGCGTGGAGCTGCTGGAACGCCGCACCGAGCAGGCCCATGTCGTCCTCGGCATGCCCGGCCTGTCCCGGCACGACGACCGCCGCTGGGCACTCGGCGTGCTCAACACCGCCCTGGGCGGCGGCATGAGCTCACGGCTCTTCCAGGAAGTACGGGAGAAGCGCGGGCTGGCCTACAGCGTGTACTCGTACACCTCGTCCTTCGCCGACACCGGCCTGTTCGGCGTCTACGCGGGCTGCCAGCCCAAGCGCGTCCACGAGGTCCTCAAGATCTGCCGCGACGAGCTCAACCAGGTCGCCGAGCACGGCCTGAGCGACGAGGAACTCAGCCGGGCCATCGGCCAGTTCTCCGGCTCCACGGTGCTCAGCCTGGAGGACACCGGCGCGCTGATGAACCGGATCGGCAAGAGCGAGCTGTGCTGGGGCGAGCAGATGTCGGTCGACGCCACCCTGGAGCGGATCGCCGCCGTCACCCCGGACGACGTGCGCGCGGTCGCCCGCGATGTACTGGGGCAGCGGCCCTCGCTGGCCGTCATCGGCCCGCTGAAGGAGAAGCAGGCCGCCCGCCTGAACGAAGCAGTCGCATAA
- a CDS encoding polyribonucleotide nucleotidyltransferase: MENETHYAEAVIDNGSFGTRTIRFETGRLARQAAGSAVAYLDDDTMVLSATTASKHPKENLDFFPLTVDVEERMYAAGRIPGSFFRREGRPSEDAILTCRLIDRPLRPSFKKGLRNEIQVVATIMALNPDHLYDVVAINAASASTQLAGLPFSGPIGGVRVALINGQWVAFPTHSELENAVFDMVVAGRVLEDGDVAIMMVEAEATAKTIALVEGGAEAPTEEVVAAGLDASKPFIKVLCRAQADLAAKAAKPTGEFPVFLDYQEDVFEALQNAVTDELAQALTIPGKQAREAELDRVKGLAAEKLLPQFEGREKEISSAYRSLTKKLVRERVIKDKVRIDGRGVTDIRTLAAEVEAIPRVHGSALFERGETQILGVTTLNMLRMEQQLDTLAPETRKRYMHNYNFPPYSVGETGRVGSPKRREIGHGALAERAILPVLPTREEFPYAIRQVSEALGSNGSTSMGSVCASTMSLLNAGVPLKAPVAGIAMGLISQEIDGQTHYVALTDILGAEDAFGDMDFKVAGTKGFVTALQLDTKLDGIPASVLAAALKQARDARLHILDVMMEAIDSPDEMSPNAPRIITIKIPVDKIGEVIGPKGKMINQIQEDTGADITIEDDGTIYIGAADGPAAEAARATINGIANPTMPEVGERYLGTVVKTTTFGAFVSLLPGKDGLLHISQIRKLAGGKRVENVEDVLAVGSKVQVEIAEIDQRGKLSLIPVIEGESGDAADDKDEQTS; encoded by the coding sequence GTGGAGAACGAGACCCACTACGCCGAAGCCGTGATCGACAACGGTTCCTTCGGCACCCGCACCATCCGCTTCGAGACGGGCCGCCTGGCCCGTCAGGCCGCCGGCTCCGCCGTGGCCTACCTGGACGACGACACCATGGTGCTGTCGGCCACCACCGCTTCCAAGCACCCCAAGGAAAACCTCGACTTCTTCCCCCTCACGGTGGACGTCGAGGAGCGCATGTACGCGGCCGGCCGGATCCCCGGCTCGTTCTTCCGCCGCGAGGGCCGCCCGTCCGAGGACGCGATCCTCACCTGTCGCCTGATCGACCGCCCGCTGCGCCCGTCCTTCAAGAAGGGCCTGCGCAACGAGATCCAGGTCGTCGCCACGATCATGGCGCTCAACCCGGACCACCTGTACGACGTGGTCGCGATCAACGCCGCGTCCGCCTCCACGCAGCTCGCGGGCCTGCCCTTCTCCGGCCCGATCGGCGGCGTCCGCGTCGCGCTGATCAACGGCCAGTGGGTGGCCTTCCCGACCCACTCCGAGCTGGAGAACGCGGTCTTCGACATGGTCGTCGCCGGCCGTGTGCTCGAAGACGGCGATGTCGCGATCATGATGGTCGAGGCCGAGGCCACGGCCAAGACGATCGCGCTCGTCGAGGGCGGCGCCGAGGCGCCGACCGAGGAGGTCGTGGCCGCCGGCCTCGACGCCTCCAAGCCCTTCATCAAGGTCCTGTGCCGCGCCCAGGCCGACCTCGCCGCCAAGGCCGCCAAGCCCACCGGCGAGTTCCCGGTCTTCCTGGACTACCAGGAGGACGTCTTCGAGGCGCTGCAGAACGCGGTCACCGACGAGCTCGCCCAGGCGCTGACGATCCCCGGCAAGCAGGCCCGCGAGGCCGAGCTCGACCGCGTCAAGGGTCTGGCCGCCGAGAAGCTGCTCCCGCAGTTCGAGGGCCGCGAGAAGGAGATCTCCTCCGCGTACCGCTCGCTGACCAAGAAGCTGGTCCGTGAGCGCGTCATCAAGGACAAGGTCCGCATCGACGGCCGCGGCGTCACGGACATCCGTACGCTGGCCGCCGAGGTCGAGGCCATCCCGCGCGTGCACGGTTCCGCGCTGTTCGAGCGTGGCGAGACCCAGATCCTGGGCGTCACCACCCTCAACATGCTCCGCATGGAGCAGCAGCTCGACACGCTGGCGCCCGAGACGCGCAAGCGCTACATGCACAACTACAACTTCCCGCCGTACTCCGTCGGCGAGACCGGCCGCGTGGGCTCGCCCAAGCGCCGCGAGATCGGCCACGGCGCGCTCGCCGAGCGGGCGATCCTCCCGGTCCTGCCGACCCGCGAGGAGTTCCCCTACGCGATCCGCCAGGTCTCCGAGGCGCTGGGCTCCAACGGCTCCACCTCGATGGGCTCGGTCTGCGCGTCCACGATGTCGCTGCTGAACGCCGGTGTGCCCCTCAAGGCCCCGGTCGCCGGTATCGCCATGGGCCTGATCTCCCAGGAGATCGACGGCCAGACGCACTACGTGGCGCTGACCGACATCCTCGGCGCCGAGGACGCTTTCGGCGACATGGACTTCAAGGTCGCCGGCACCAAGGGCTTCGTCACCGCCCTGCAGCTGGACACCAAGCTCGACGGCATCCCCGCGTCGGTCCTGGCCGCGGCGCTGAAGCAGGCCCGCGACGCCCGTCTGCACATCCTCGACGTGATGATGGAGGCCATCGACTCCCCGGACGAGATGTCCCCGAACGCGCCGCGCATCATCACCATCAAGATCCCGGTGGACAAGATCGGTGAGGTCATCGGCCCCAAGGGCAAGATGATCAACCAGATCCAGGAGGACACCGGCGCCGACATCACGATCGAGGACGACGGCACCATCTACATCGGTGCCGCCGACGGACCGGCCGCCGAGGCCGCCCGTGCCACGATCAACGGCATCGCCAACCCGACGATGCCCGAGGTCGGCGAGCGCTACCTGGGCACGGTCGTCAAGACCACGACCTTTGGTGCCTTCGTCTCCCTGCTCCCGGGCAAGGACGGCCTCCTGCACATCTCGCAGATCCGCAAGCTGGCCGGCGGCAAGCGCGTCGAGAACGTCGAGGACGTTCTCGCCGTGGGCTCCAAGGTCCAGGTCGAGATCGCCGAGATCGACCAGCGCGGCAAGCTCTCGCTGATCCCGGTCATCGAGGGCGAGAGCGGCGACGCCGCCGACGACAAGGACGAGCAGACCTCGTGA
- the rpsO gene encoding 30S ribosomal protein S15 produces MPLDIATKKQIIAEFGQKEGDTGSPEVQVAMLSRRISDLTEHLKTHKHDHHSRRGLLILVGQRRRLLQYLAKKDIQRFRALVERLGIRRGAAGAR; encoded by the coding sequence ATGCCGCTCGACATCGCGACGAAGAAGCAGATCATCGCCGAGTTCGGCCAGAAGGAGGGCGACACCGGCTCCCCCGAGGTGCAGGTGGCCATGCTTTCCCGCCGCATCTCGGACCTGACCGAGCACCTCAAGACCCACAAGCACGACCACCACTCCCGTCGTGGTCTGCTGATCCTGGTCGGCCAGCGCCGCCGTCTGCTGCAGTACCTGGCCAAGAAGGACATCCAGCGCTTCCGTGCCCTCGTCGAGCGCCTCGGCATCCGCCGCGGCGCGGCGGGCGCCCGCTAA